A section of the Lutra lutra chromosome 3, mLutLut1.2, whole genome shotgun sequence genome encodes:
- the HSPE1 gene encoding 10 kDa heat shock protein, mitochondrial isoform X2, which translates to MAGQAFRKFLPLFDRVLVERSAAETVTKGGIMLPEKSQGKVLQATVVAVGSGSKGKGGEIQPVSVKVGDKVLLPEYGGTKVVLDDKDYFLFRDGDILGKYVD; encoded by the exons ATG GCAGGACAGGCGTTTAGAAAGTTTCTTCCCCTCTTTGACCGCGTTTTAGTTGAAAGGAGTGCAGCTGAAACTGTAACCAAAGGCGGTATCATGcttccagaaaaatctcaaggaaaaGTGTTGCAAGCAACAGTAGTAGCTGTTGGATCCGGCTCTAAAGGAAAG gGTGGAGAGATTCAACCAGTTAGTGTGAAAGTTGGAGATAAAGTTCTTCTCCCAGAATATGGAGGCACCAAAGTAGTTCTAGATGACAAG gattatttcttatttagagATGGTGACATTCTTGGAAAGTATGTGGACTGA